From a region of the Leptospira kmetyi serovar Malaysia str. Bejo-Iso9 genome:
- the rplL gene encoding 50S ribosomal protein L7/L12: protein MSTEALLEQIGNLTLVEAADLVKKMEEKFGISAAAPVAVAAVGAAPAAGAGAAEEASTFNVVLKGFGDKKIEVIKLVREITGLGLKEAKDLVEAGGKAVKEGVSKAEADDLKKKLEGVGAQIELKAS, encoded by the coding sequence ATGTCTACGGAAGCGCTATTAGAGCAAATCGGAAACCTTACACTGGTTGAGGCTGCAGACCTCGTTAAAAAAATGGAAGAGAAATTCGGCATTTCTGCTGCAGCTCCGGTTGCAGTGGCGGCTGTTGGTGCAGCACCTGCTGCAGGCGCTGGAGCGGCTGAAGAAGCTTCCACTTTCAACGTCGTCCTGAAAGGGTTCGGCGATAAAAAAATCGAAGTGATTAAACTCGTAAGAGAGATCACTGGACTCGGATTGAAAGAGGCGAAAGACCTCGTTGAAGCTGGTGGAAAAGCCGTTAAAGAAGGCGTTTCCAAAGCGGAAGCTGATGACCTCAAAAAGAAACTCGAGGGCGTTGGCGCACAGATCGAACTCAAAGCGAGCTAA
- the rplJ gene encoding 50S ribosomal protein L10 — MANQEKVESVALLKGKLEEKNNFILACYSGLTVEEITGLRAQLRKEGSEMKVLKNNLFLRALKESGSHKDKNISFGPEYQGPLAAIFAKENLPTVAKVCKDFAKNNKNLILRAGYMDGSVLDANGVEAIAGLPSKEQLLAQIAGGINGPARSIASGINQIMASLARAIQATAEKKNA, encoded by the coding sequence ATGGCGAATCAGGAAAAAGTAGAATCAGTCGCATTACTCAAAGGCAAACTGGAAGAGAAGAATAACTTCATTCTCGCTTGCTACTCGGGTTTAACCGTGGAAGAAATCACCGGTCTTCGCGCTCAACTCAGAAAAGAAGGTTCCGAGATGAAAGTTCTCAAGAACAACCTTTTCTTAAGAGCGTTGAAAGAATCCGGATCGCACAAAGATAAGAATATTTCTTTCGGACCCGAATACCAAGGTCCGCTTGCCGCGATCTTCGCAAAAGAAAACCTTCCAACCGTTGCAAAAGTCTGCAAGGACTTCGCAAAGAACAACAAAAACCTGATCTTAAGAGCGGGTTATATGGACGGTTCGGTTCTTGATGCGAACGGGGTGGAAGCGATCGCGGGTCTTCCAAGCAAGGAACAACTTCTCGCGCAAATCGCGGGCGGAATCAACGGTCCTGCAAGATCCATCGCATCCGGTATCAACCAGATCATGGCGTCTCTTGCAAGAGCGATTCAAGCGACCGCAGAGAAGAAGAACGCATAA
- the rplA gene encoding 50S ribosomal protein L1, whose amino-acid sequence MQRGKKYKALKEKVDSTKFFNIDQAVELAKSTSYTKFDGTVEIATKVNYKSLQNIRGTISLPHGNGKKVRVLVFCKGDKQNDAKNAGAEFVGDIDLIEKVAGGWTDFDACVATPDMMKDVGKLGPILGRKGLMPKPKAGTVTNDVAKAVTELKSGRVEYRPDKGGVVHLGIGKVSFDNAKLVENIRTVVQTLMRDKPSDAKGDYLKTFSVAPTMGVGVKVDVKELVNTSI is encoded by the coding sequence ATGCAGCGCGGAAAAAAATACAAAGCTCTCAAAGAGAAAGTAGATAGCACAAAATTCTTCAATATCGATCAGGCCGTGGAACTCGCAAAGTCCACTTCCTATACGAAGTTCGACGGAACCGTTGAAATCGCTACGAAAGTGAATTATAAATCTCTTCAGAACATTCGTGGAACGATTTCCCTTCCTCACGGAAACGGTAAAAAAGTTCGCGTTCTTGTTTTCTGCAAAGGGGACAAACAAAACGACGCGAAGAACGCCGGAGCGGAATTCGTAGGCGATATCGATCTGATCGAAAAAGTAGCGGGCGGTTGGACTGATTTCGACGCTTGTGTGGCTACTCCCGACATGATGAAAGATGTTGGTAAGCTCGGTCCGATTCTCGGTAGAAAAGGACTTATGCCAAAACCGAAAGCGGGAACCGTAACGAACGACGTCGCAAAAGCGGTCACCGAACTTAAATCCGGAAGAGTGGAATATCGTCCCGACAAAGGCGGTGTGGTACATCTCGGAATCGGCAAGGTTTCTTTCGACAACGCAAAACTCGTGGAAAACATCCGCACTGTAGTTCAAACTCTGATGCGTGATAAACCTTCCGATGCGAAGGGCGATTACTTAAAAACTTTCTCCGTTGCTCCTACTATGGGAGTGGGCGTGAAGGTAGACGTTAAAGAACTGGTCAACACTTCCATCTGA
- the rplK gene encoding 50S ribosomal protein L11: protein MAAKKVVKQIKLQVEAGKANPAPPVGPALGQAGLNIMEFCKQFNERSKAQIGLKLPVVITVFSDRSFTFITKSPPAALLVKKAIGLETGSPTPHTHKVGKITRKQLEEIAKTKMEDLNANDIDAAVNIIAGTCRSMGVTVE from the coding sequence ATGGCAGCAAAAAAAGTAGTAAAGCAGATTAAACTTCAGGTAGAAGCGGGAAAAGCAAACCCTGCACCTCCCGTTGGTCCGGCACTTGGTCAGGCCGGTCTTAACATCATGGAATTCTGCAAGCAATTCAATGAAAGATCCAAAGCACAAATCGGACTAAAACTTCCGGTTGTGATTACGGTTTTCTCCGATCGTAGTTTTACATTCATCACCAAGTCTCCACCGGCGGCTCTTCTGGTTAAGAAGGCAATCGGTTTGGAAACAGGTTCTCCGACTCCTCACACGCATAAGGTCGGAAAGATTACTCGCAAACAACTTGAAGAGATCGCCAAAACAAAAATGGAAGATCTCAACGCAAACGACATAGACGCGGCCGTGAACATCATCGCGGGAACCTGCCGTTCTATGGGTGTTACCGTAGAATAA